The Candidatus Zymogenaceae bacterium genome includes a window with the following:
- a CDS encoding aminotransferase class III-fold pyridoxal phosphate-dependent enzyme: protein MKGYEDKYKKSLEIFKRAVKVIPQGIYGHHTPVITGPLASPYYVEKTKGCRYWDVDGNEYIDYICAYGPMVLGYNNDEVEEAADAQRRKVSSCNHPAEVMVLLAERLTGLIPMAEWAVFGKNGADMTNHSLLVARKHTGRKKIIMAKGAYHGTAPWAQGAGHGGVIDEDVDHILYIDWGDLEGFRRLVKENPDQVAGAIFTPYHHPTWADQQMPPDGFWNGIRKTCDDEGIILILDDVRAGFRLDMRGSHEYFGFQPDISCYCKAIANGHPLSAMVGNEKTRLSASNVFFTGSYWFAADPMAASLKTLEILQRDKGIEKMRKMGEKLKSGLEEMAQANDLEISVTGPPAIPFMTFVGDVSFRRSQLFAAESMKRGVFFHPHHNWFVSAAHEEKDIEKSVNIANEAFKEVKKVFGAS from the coding sequence ATGAAGGGTTACGAAGATAAATATAAGAAATCCTTGGAGATTTTCAAGCGAGCTGTCAAGGTGATACCCCAGGGTATCTACGGTCACCATACACCCGTCATAACCGGCCCCCTGGCCTCTCCCTATTATGTGGAGAAAACCAAGGGATGTCGCTACTGGGACGTCGACGGCAACGAGTATATCGATTACATCTGCGCCTACGGCCCGATGGTTTTGGGATACAACAACGACGAAGTCGAGGAGGCCGCCGACGCCCAACGCCGCAAGGTCAGCAGCTGCAACCACCCCGCGGAGGTGATGGTGCTGCTTGCCGAGCGCCTGACCGGACTCATCCCCATGGCCGAATGGGCGGTGTTCGGCAAGAACGGCGCGGACATGACCAACCACTCCCTCCTGGTCGCCAGAAAACATACCGGGAGGAAAAAAATCATCATGGCCAAGGGCGCATACCACGGTACGGCTCCTTGGGCGCAGGGCGCCGGCCACGGCGGCGTGATTGACGAGGACGTCGATCACATCCTCTATATAGACTGGGGCGACCTCGAGGGATTCCGCCGGCTCGTCAAGGAAAACCCGGACCAGGTGGCGGGGGCCATCTTTACACCGTATCACCATCCCACGTGGGCGGATCAGCAGATGCCACCCGACGGTTTCTGGAACGGCATCAGGAAAACCTGTGACGACGAGGGAATCATCCTAATTCTGGACGATGTCCGGGCCGGATTTCGCCTGGATATGAGGGGATCCCACGAATACTTCGGCTTCCAACCGGATATCTCCTGCTACTGCAAGGCCATCGCCAATGGGCACCCCCTGTCGGCCATGGTCGGGAACGAAAAGACACGGCTCAGCGCCAGTAATGTCTTTTTCACCGGGAGTTACTGGTTCGCCGCGGATCCGATGGCCGCGTCTTTAAAGACCCTGGAAATCCTCCAGAGAGACAAGGGCATCGAAAAGATGCGCAAAATGGGTGAGAAGCTCAAGTCGGGACTGGAGGAGATGGCCCAGGCCAACGACCTGGAGATTTCCGTCACCGGACCCCCGGCCATTCCCTTCATGACCTTTGTGGGAGATGTGAGCTTCAGAAGAAGCCAGCTGTTCGCCGCAGAGTCCATGAAACGGGGGGTCTTCTTTCATCCCCATCACAACTGGTTCGTCTCGGCCGCCCATGAGGAAAAGGACATCGAAAAGTCGGTCAACATTGCGAACGAGGCGTTCAAGGAGGTCAAGAAGGTTTTCGGAGCGAGTTAA